One Aquarana catesbeiana isolate 2022-GZ unplaced genomic scaffold, ASM4218655v1 unanchor228, whole genome shotgun sequence genomic region harbors:
- the LOC141121646 gene encoding uncharacterized protein isoform X3: MRKTSEDCLTLSPDCKVEDEDITQYSPGENPATSNVHPAPHSVDGPSYSSYPKEPQTVRDGAILPTHKRFSCTECGRCFRFKSKLNEHKISHTGEKPYSCPECGKCFSRKSDLSIHQRSHTGEKQFSCFECGKSFNSKSNLNVHKRFHTGEKPYSCPECGKCFSQKSNLYKHQRLHMGQKLYSCPECGKCFSQKFNLYTHQRSHTGEKPYSCSECGKCFSQKSHLCKHQRSHTGEKPYSCPECGKCFSQKFNLYTHQRSHTGEKPYSCSECGKCFLQRSKLYRHQKSHIGENKYSCPECGKCYSQKTSFYKHQSSHSGEKPYCCLECGKCFSDKSCLSTHQRSHTREKPFSCPECGKCFSVKSNLYKHQRSHTGEKPYCCPECGKCFPQISHLYRHQRIHTGEKPLSCPE, translated from the coding sequence atgaggaaaacctcagaggattgtctcactttgtctccagactgtaaagtagaagatgaggacatcacacagtatagtccaggagaaaacccggctacctcaaatgtccatccggcaccacacagtgtagatggaccatcgtattcctcttatcctaaggaacctcagactgtgagggacggtgccatccttccaacacataagaggttttcctgtactgagtgcggaagGTGTTTCCGTTTTAAATCCAAGCTTAATGAGCATAAAatatctcacacaggggagaagccgtattcctgtcctgagtgtgggaaatgtttttcaaggaagtcagATCTTtcaatacatcagagatctcacacgggagagaagcaaTTTTCCTGTTTTGAGTGTGGGAAGAGTTTTAATTCAAAATCGAATCTTAATGTTCATAAAAGATTCcacacgggggaaaaaccatattcctgtcctgagtgcgggaaatgcttttcacagaagtctaatctttacaaacatcagagattgcatATGGGGCAAAAGCTGTATTCTtgtcctgaatgcgggaaatgtttttcacagaagttcaatctttacacacatcagagatctcacactggggagaagccttattcctgttctgagtgtgggaaatgtttttcacagaagtcccatctttgcaaacatcagagatctcacacaggggagaagccgtattcctgtcctgaatgtgggaaatgtttttcacagaagttcaatctttacacacatcagagatctcacacgggggagaagccgtattcatgttctgagtgtgggaaatgttttttacagagGTCCAAactttacagacatcagaaatctcacatagGAGAGAATaagtattcctgtcctgagtgcgggaaatgttattcaCAGAAGACCAGTTTTTATAAACATCAGAGCTCTCActcaggtgagaagccatattgctgtcttgagtgtggaaaatgtttttcagacaaatcctgtctttccacacatcagagatctcacacgagggagaagccattttcttgtcctgagtgcgggaaatgtttttcagtgaagtccaatctttataaacatcagagatctcacacaggagagaagccgtattgctgtcctgagtgcggaaaatgttttccaCAGAtctcccatctttacagacatcagagaatacacactggggagaagccactttcctgtcctgagtga